In the Mesorhizobium huakuii genome, TCTCCCTCGATCGGGCGCAACGAAAAACATTTCGTTGCAGGTCTGGCAAGTAAAGGCGCCGGTAAATGCGCGGAACGAACTGACGACTGGCACGAAGTCCTCTTTGTTGAGGTCAGCCCATTCGTTGAAGTGAACTGCCGTGTTTATCTGCCAGTTTTCATAACCAGTCTTGATCTTGGCTTCAGTGAAGGTGGCCTCGATCGCGGTTATGCGCTCGACGACATCCTTCTGATTCCATGAACTGGCAGCAGCCTTTGCCTTCTTGAGCAGTTCGCCGAGGCTGCTGGTAGCGTTTGGAAGGAGATCGCCGAGCATGAACTGAGCGTCGCCCCGGAATTCGACATTGGCGCGTAGACGATCGCACGCTTCCTTGGCGAAGTGTTCGAGATGGTGGCGAAGGAGCGCCGCCGCGGCGCGCACTTCGTTCTTGGCGAGATGGCCATCGAGCTCGGCCCAGACGTCGCGATCGTCCCACTCGGTTGGACCAAACTCGACGGTCCAGGTTCTGAAATGTGCGAAGTTGCGTCCCTTAATTAGGCCCTCGGATTTCATATGCCGCAGCCAGATCTCGTCATGCGTCGTGAAGATGAACTGTGTGTTGGGGAACTTTTCTTTCAGCAGCGTGCAGACCTGGCGCCGATGGCCGGCATCGACGGACATCAGGACATCGTCAAGGACCGCGAAGGTAAAATTCACACCAAGCAGATGGTTCATCAGCGCGAGGTAGAGACAAAGGCCCATCCCGTCCTGATGGCCTTCGCTATGGTAGGCGCCAGGCGGGAAATGTCCGCGGCCGTAGAAATCGACGTCAAAAGCGAGCTTGCCGATCGAAGGCATAAGCTTCGCAGTGAAGGCCTTTTCGTCTTCCTCGTTGATCTTCCGGTAGTAACTCGCGAACGCGGTCTCGACGTCCTTATAGATTTTCTCAAGCGCGGCCGTCGTCACCGTGCCGTAGATGTCGGACACCTTGGCCGCGCGTTCTGCGCGGAGTGTACCGGCCACGAATTTGAGGCGCGCGGTGCGATAGTGTTCCAGCCGTTCCTGTGCCAGCACGAGGAAGTCGCGCGCCGCATCCTGCTTGGTGGGCTCGGGGATCGCCGCGATAGCAGTATCAAGCGCCGCCATTGTTGGTTCGATGTCCGAGACGATGTGGGCGGCCGCGAGAACCGTTCGCGTGTCTTCAAGCGGCAGAAGCTTCTGAAGCTGCTGATACCGGCCGCGGATAATAGTCGTGAGTTCCGTCAATGCGTGGGCGTCGATCTTCGGCGAGAACAGGCCGGCATGATTGATCATGGTGTTCAAGGCGGTGCCAGCAGTATGTATGCTGTCGAGGACAGGCTTCAGCTCCATCTCCAGGGCAGCACGCCTTCTACTGACTTCCTCCAGGTGGGAAAGCTTTCCGGCGAGATGACCCCCGAAGGCGTCGGGCTCAAACGGTGTGTCGCAGACGGGACAAGTCGTTCCGTCGTAAAGCTCCAGGGCCGATTTCAAAAGTGCCTCACGCGACAGGCCGTTGAGGCTGTCGGCATCCCTGCCGAGTTCGGCAGCATTGGCATCTGCGGTCGAGCACACCTGTTTGAAAGCATCGGACTGGAGTGCTTGAATCGCTTCCCTCAATGTCACGAGGTCGGCGCCGGCTTGGATCTTCGGCACGCGGCCAGGAGCGTTGGCGGCGGAAGTCGTCAGTCCATCCTTCACCGACGTGCTGGCGTCGAGGTCGCTCAGTGGTGCGAGCCCTAGCAGTTCCCGGCGCGGGTTGACCGTTTCGAGTATCGATCTCTTTGTGAGTTGCGCCGTGTCGAGGACTGCTAGGAGATTCCTGATCGCATCCTTCTCGACTCGCTCCAGTCCTGGGAGGTCTCTGGTGGCGGCGTTTGAGATCTTTTGCAGGACACTGCGAAGCTTCTCGATGTCGTCGAGACGCAGCAATGTCTGGACCTGCTTCGATCTTTGGCCGGGCTCAGAAAGTACGTAACGAATCAGTTCGCGACGTGAGAGTACGAATTCGGGATGGAGATTGACGCTCTCGAATGCGGCGATGACGTCCCTGTCGGCGGGGTTAATTTCAGGCGCGCTGGCTGCTTTGACGGTGCGGCTGATCTGAGCCTTCTTGTTGCCGAGTGCGGGGATGGTGACATCGAGTGTCACCAACGCGGCCTCGGGCTTGTTGCGGCTATCGACATGCGGACCGTGCGCTTTGACTGAGAGTCCGCCGGTCCCGGCGCCCGACAGGCGGGAGATATTGCCGGTAAGCGCGAATTCGATCGCGTCGACGATGCCGCTCTTGCCCGTCCCATTCGGCCCACATGCAGCGAAATTCTGTCCCTTGAGGTTCAGGGTTAGGTCGCGGATGCCACGAAACTCTTGAATACGTATCTTGTCGATCCGGATCATGAAGCATCCGGGAAAAGAGCGACGCGGATGGTAGGTTCGGCGAAGACGCCATCTTCGAGAACGACCTTGCGTAGACACAGAGCCGCTTCTCCGAAGCCTTCCTCTTTCTCCAAGGCGTCGAAGAATTCGCCAAGAATACTGGCAGCGACGGATTTCACTTTTGTGGGCGGCTTACCCTTATCATCGTTGCTTTCTGTTGTGTCCAAGTTGTTTGCCCCCTATTGGTCGCAGACAGCAGTGTTCTATGCTTACGCCAGCAGCGGCCGTCGCGCTAGGGAGGGCCCGTCGCGAAACTAGCGGGGTGGCCGGGCCAGGCGATTGCGGCGCTAAGCGTAGGCTTCAATACCACGCCCACCGCGTCGAAGGTTCTTGCGTGGGCGGCCAAATGATTGGACCAGCGTAACTCCTGATTGCCAAACCATAAACGCCGACTTGTGCGGGGCTTTGGCGGGAATGAGCAGACGCGTTACGACCGGCTCTCCCTTGAAGGGGTCACCGCGCCGTATGGCTGATCCGTATTTCCGCGCGCCTGCCGTCGGTCTTCGTTATTTCACGAATGGTGATCGTATTTTGCTCGGCTGGGACGACGCTCGAACTCAGTTCGTAGGCGAGAATAACGATAACGATTTGCGCCCCAAGCGCCATGGCATAGGCCTTTGCACTCTTGCAACCAGTCGTCTCCGATGGCCTTCACATGGCTGTGGAGGGCGAGTTTGCTTGCGATGTACGGCGACGAGATCGAGGGGCCAGAGTGTCCAAAAGACATCGGCAGTTTCTGCTGTTGAACGTCCGCTCCCGTTCGGAGGAAATGTAATAGCGCGAGTTCTCAAAAGAACTCATCCCAGCTATGCTTAAACTGGGACGGCGGGGCAAAAGGGATGAGGTTGCCATTACCTTGGACTGTGGTGGTCGCCTTGGCGACAGCACTGAGCGTCGCAGACCCCGCAACTGCACAGGAATCTGAACACTCCGCTCGGCAGACTCAACAAGCGCTTGCCGACCATGGCTACGATCTCGGGACCGCGGACGGAATTTGGGGACGTCGGTCCATCAGTGCGCTCAAGGCTTTCCAGAAAGCGAGCAATCTTCCTCAGACCGGCACTTTGGACGAAGCGACGTCGGCGGCACTTTTTCCGCAACCCCGGGTGACGCGTGGGCCGTTGAGGCCCATAGCCACGGATGCGCACCCGTCGCTCTTGGAGAAGCTTGGTGTTCCAACGAAGACAACTCCACAAATAAGTCACGGTGAAGCCGGGCAAGCTGGCGGCGATGTTCACCAGGCGTTGCCTTTGCCGGCGCACACCCAGGGTGCGTCAGCCAAATCCGATCGCTTGGCATCGGAGACCAACAAGGTCAGTGAGGGGCCAACCACTCCAACGCCGCGTTTAATCTATTTGGGCCTGCTAGGGGTCGCAGCCGCATTGTTCTTCTTGCGGAGGCGCCGAAGAACTCCAGCCGCGGAGTTAGGTCCAGCAACAGCCGAAAGCAAGCGCAGCGAACCTGAGCGCAGTGTCAACCGGCCAGCCAGAACCGACAGGCATCGTCTCTATGTTCCGAACGATCGCTTGGTTCCAGCCAACAGTGCTGGAAAGGAACCAGTCGACCAAAACCCGGTCCTGCCGGCGGATATTGCGGCTTCAATCGCGGCCCACAACGCCGCGGTCGACGGTTTCATCAGACAACGCGGAGCCGTCCAACGGTCCAAATCAGGGGCCAATCCTTCAGCCAGGCAGCCGTTCGCTCCCGCAAAAACGGGTTGGCAGAGCATTGAAACCACCAAGGTCATTCCGGCAACGACTACAACCGAGGGATCGCACGCATCGCACAATGCTCAGGTTGCGGATTTCATTCGGCAACGCGGCCCTATTCTTGTTCCCAACACGGCCGGGTCGGACCAGCCGCGGTGGTTCGACCGGCTACCGGCAGGGCGGGCGAGCCCCACCGCGCGCCAGTCGGCACATTGGATCCCTGCGAATACAGTAGCAATGGTGGGAAACCATACCATTCCCGGCGGCATGATCTATGTAGGTGAGCACCTGCCGAGGCAGGGCAGTTTAACCGACCCAGAGAACTGCCTGATCGACCCTAGATTGACTGTCGCCACTCACGGCGATCCACTGGGTCAGACGATGGGCTACTGGCCTTCCTACTCAAGCATTTCGCCCGCGGCGCGAAAATCCTATCTGGACTGGCTTGCGAGCTATGCTGCAATTTGGGTGACGAGGCTGATCAAGCGGCGCTCTGCGGCTTCAGTTCAATGACCTCGATTCCATCCTGGAACGTTGCACCTGCGATGAGTTTAGGCAACTGATTTTGTCCTTTCAGTCGTCGCCACGTCCTGGCCGCGGCCATGACCAGCTTGAAGACCATCAGCCTGGCGGTTTTCGAGGAGAGTGAGCCCTTGGTACGCACCGTGCGATGGCGAACGGTCGCAAAGACGCTCTCGATGGGATTGGACGTTCGCAGATGATCCCAATGTTCGGCGGGGAAATCGTAGAACGCCAGCAAGGCATTCTGATCTTTGGTCAGGCAGTCGACCGCCTTGCCGTATTTCGCATCATATTTCTCGACAAAGACGGCAATCGCCGTCTCGGCTGAGGCTCGGTTCGGGGCGGAAAAGATTTCGCGCAAGTCCGTCTTCATGGCGGCCTGCACCGATTTCGGCACCTTGTTGAGCACGTTGGCTGTCTTGTGCACCCAGCATCGCTGGTGCTTGGTGCCGGGAAGGAGCTCATCGAGCGCTTTCCAGAAGCCAAGCGCGCCGTCGCCGACGGCAAGATCGGGCGCGATCTGCAGGCCACGACGCTTGACGTCGACCAGCAGCTCGCGCCAGCTCTGTGCGCTCTCACGAATGCCGGTCTGGAAGCCGAGCAGCTCTTTCTTGCCCTCGGGCGTGGCGCCGATCAGGACCAGCATGCATTCGGCATGATCTTCCATCCGGGCCTGCAGGTAGACCCCGTCCGCCCACACATACACATAGCGGCGCGCCGAAAGATCGCGCTTTTGCCAACGATCGTATTCGATGCCCCACTCCGCCGTCAGTCGCGTGATCACCGAGGGTGAGAGGTTCGGCGCCTCCTTGCCCAACAGAGCTGCCAGAGCTTCCTGAAAGTCGCCCGTCGAAATGCCGCGCAGATAGAGAACGGGAAGAAGCGCATCCAGACTTCGTGTCCGACGCGCCCATTTCGGCAGGATCGATGAGGAAAAACGGATGCGCTCCGCTTCACCGTTCGCGCCGCGATCCCGGACCTTCACCCGGCTGACGGGCACCGCCCCGATCCCCGTCTGGATGCTCCGCTCCGGCCCGTGACCGTGCCGGACCAGCCGGTCACGTCCGTCCGGAAGCTTGAGATCCCGCATCTCGGCAAGAAACGCTTCGGCCTCCATCTCGATCGCCTGCGCCAGCAATTTGCGCGCGCCGGTGCGAAGCACATCCGTCAGGGGATCATCGATTTCGTCGGGCTGACGAAGGCGAACAATGTTGATAGTCTCGTTCATGGCGTATCGC is a window encoding:
- a CDS encoding ATP-binding protein; the protein is MIRIDKIRIQEFRGIRDLTLNLKGQNFAACGPNGTGKSGIVDAIEFALTGNISRLSGAGTGGLSVKAHGPHVDSRNKPEAALVTLDVTIPALGNKKAQISRTVKAASAPEINPADRDVIAAFESVNLHPEFVLSRRELIRYVLSEPGQRSKQVQTLLRLDDIEKLRSVLQKISNAATRDLPGLERVEKDAIRNLLAVLDTAQLTKRSILETVNPRRELLGLAPLSDLDASTSVKDGLTTSAANAPGRVPKIQAGADLVTLREAIQALQSDAFKQVCSTADANAAELGRDADSLNGLSREALLKSALELYDGTTCPVCDTPFEPDAFGGHLAGKLSHLEEVSRRRAALEMELKPVLDSIHTAGTALNTMINHAGLFSPKIDAHALTELTTIIRGRYQQLQKLLPLEDTRTVLAAAHIVSDIEPTMAALDTAIAAIPEPTKQDAARDFLVLAQERLEHYRTARLKFVAGTLRAERAAKVSDIYGTVTTAALEKIYKDVETAFASYYRKINEEDEKAFTAKLMPSIGKLAFDVDFYGRGHFPPGAYHSEGHQDGMGLCLYLALMNHLLGVNFTFAVLDDVLMSVDAGHRRQVCTLLKEKFPNTQFIFTTHDEIWLRHMKSEGLIKGRNFAHFRTWTVEFGPTEWDDRDVWAELDGHLAKNEVRAAAALLRHHLEHFAKEACDRLRANVEFRGDAQFMLGDLLPNATSSLGELLKKAKAAASSWNQKDVVERITAIEATFTEAKIKTGYENWQINTAVHFNEWADLNKEDFVPVVSSFRAFTGAFTCQTCNEMFFVAPDRGRKEGLRCGCGALNLNLLQKGT
- a CDS encoding IS256 family transposase, producing the protein MNETINIVRLRQPDEIDDPLTDVLRTGARKLLAQAIEMEAEAFLAEMRDLKLPDGRDRLVRHGHGPERSIQTGIGAVPVSRVKVRDRGANGEAERIRFSSSILPKWARRTRSLDALLPVLYLRGISTGDFQEALAALLGKEAPNLSPSVITRLTAEWGIEYDRWQKRDLSARRYVYVWADGVYLQARMEDHAECMLVLIGATPEGKKELLGFQTGIRESAQSWRELLVDVKRRGLQIAPDLAVGDGALGFWKALDELLPGTKHQRCWVHKTANVLNKVPKSVQAAMKTDLREIFSAPNRASAETAIAVFVEKYDAKYGKAVDCLTKDQNALLAFYDFPAEHWDHLRTSNPIESVFATVRHRTVRTKGSLSSKTARLMVFKLVMAAARTWRRLKGQNQLPKLIAGATFQDGIEVIELKPQSAA
- a CDS encoding TerB N-terminal domain-containing protein; the encoded protein is MATALSVADPATAQESEHSARQTQQALADHGYDLGTADGIWGRRSISALKAFQKASNLPQTGTLDEATSAALFPQPRVTRGPLRPIATDAHPSLLEKLGVPTKTTPQISHGEAGQAGGDVHQALPLPAHTQGASAKSDRLASETNKVSEGPTTPTPRLIYLGLLGVAAALFFLRRRRRTPAAELGPATAESKRSEPERSVNRPARTDRHRLYVPNDRLVPANSAGKEPVDQNPVLPADIAASIAAHNAAVDGFIRQRGAVQRSKSGANPSARQPFAPAKTGWQSIETTKVIPATTTTEGSHASHNAQVADFIRQRGPILVPNTAGSDQPRWFDRLPAGRASPTARQSAHWIPANTVAMVGNHTIPGGMIYVGEHLPRQGSLTDPENCLIDPRLTVATHGDPLGQTMGYWPSYSSISPAARKSYLDWLASYAAIWVTRLIKRRSAASVQ